The following are encoded together in the Rhodothermales bacterium genome:
- a CDS encoding RidA family protein — MGERDKKLEALGYPLNDIPGPGAIYKPVVVHGTTVYVSGAVPVAHGKLVSPGKVPSQVSVEEAQRAAALCAANNLRMVIQELGSLDRIARVLRVTGYVNSDLDFTEPHVVVNGASQLLIDVFGPDAGVGARSAIGMAQLPRGASTEIEMILELKP, encoded by the coding sequence ATGGGAGAACGCGACAAAAAACTCGAAGCACTTGGCTACCCGCTGAACGATATTCCCGGCCCGGGCGCCATCTACAAACCTGTCGTGGTTCACGGCACCACGGTTTATGTGTCCGGCGCCGTTCCTGTGGCGCATGGTAAGCTCGTCAGCCCCGGCAAGGTGCCGTCGCAGGTGAGCGTGGAAGAGGCCCAGCGCGCGGCGGCCCTGTGCGCCGCGAATAACCTGCGGATGGTGATCCAGGAACTGGGTTCGCTGGACCGGATCGCGCGGGTGTTGCGGGTGACCGGCTATGTAAATTCCGACCTCGACTTCACGGAGCCCCACGTGGTCGTGAACGGTGCCTCGCAGCTGTTGATCGACGTGTTCGGACCCGACGCCGGCGTTGGCGCGCGCTCGGCCATCGGGATGGCGCAGCTGCCTCGTGGCGCCTCCACCGAAATCGAGATGATTCTCGAGTTGAAGCCCTGA